In Cryptococcus neoformans var. grubii H99 chromosome 9, complete sequence, a genomic segment contains:
- a CDS encoding chitinase, variant, whose protein sequence is MFLSTPAVLSFVLLLASQSSAQGHIAPPGRHRRPRIFKDLQERGQLDERLLPITATTTVLVPMTATRTIWVDSTQLVLGNGGDDGDSDVSGDASSVWSSQASQSTEGASTSSEAMLPTASASSSVSDLTSSSYNTDTQSSSFATGSYIEDVTATSSLLSDSLPTSSSISSDYPSFSASQSEAPSSIIGVVTSSATVTDSSFSTSAGEPTSTGSPSSQSTDTDSAPSPPTSASASTGSGSSLPTSLPQTESATRSEDLGSESTSIASSAIMSDNVSGSESQSASVSSTESFSISETGSASLSGSESVSLSDSFSISATSTDSAAIEAASSSYSGFEPSATASETASASANETGSKTKSQGNWWETSTSSSDWASATEASSSLSTSETASESASLTASSTASVSDSLTWSENATISSAATATISESSTSTSATSTSSSSSATSTLASTLMLGYYPDWSAYYLSPESVDWDRFDILDFAFAIPNSDGSLYFTDDSSTDSLQRLVSSGHAAGKRVKLSIGGWTGSAYFSTIVANDALRATFVSNIYDIYNQYNLDGIDIDWEYPGTAGADGNAVSSDDSANFLIFLQDLRAALPSEAIITTATQVWPFADSNGNPMTDVSEFAKVLDWILIMNYDVWGSSSTPGPNAPLSDGCGNSTQPLANAYAAVASWTSAGMPANQITLGVPAYGYIQVSSASSLIQRRSLPLLPHKRSKHAKKASHVTVQNESGGTTDGQVMWYGLLNQGALTLSDGQYVGAGGFTRYWDSCSSTPWLKSSESGQIVTYDDTESMNLKAQFAAQAGLRGCNVFSVDGDWTGSSWPLTDAVRSGLGLPAV, encoded by the exons ATGTTCCTCTCAACTCCAGCCGTTCTTTCATttgtcctccttctcgcttCCCAGTCCTCCGCCCAGGGACACATTGCTCCTCCTGGCCGACACCGTCGCCCTCGGATTTTCAAAGACCTTCAAGAGCGCGGCCAACTGGATGAGCGGTTGCTTCCTATTACCGCTACCACCACTGTTCTGGTCCCCATGACCGCCACCAGGACCATCTGGGTTGATTCCACTCAGTTAGTCCTTGGCAAcggtggtgatgatggagaCAGTGATGTCTCAGGCGACGCTAGCAGTGTTTGGTCTTCGCAGGCGAGCCAGAGTACTGAAGGAGCGTCCACAAGCAGTGAAGCTATGTTACCTACCGCCTCAGCGTCATCATCAGTTTCAGACTtgacatcatcttcctACAACACCGACACCCAGTCATCATCTTTTGCCACCGGTTCTTACATCGAAGATGTCACGGCTACGTCTAGCCTCCTTTCCGATTCCCTTcctacttcctcctccatctcttccgattatccttccttttctgccTCCCAATCTGAAGCCCCTTCTTCTATCATTGGTGTGGTCACATCCTCAGCCACTGTGACCGACTCCAGCTTTTCTACCTCTGCTGGAGAGCCAACCTCAACTGGATCCCCATCGTCTCAGTCAACTGATACCGATTCTGCTCCTAGCCCTCCCACTTCGGCATCGGCATCAACAGGATCGGGTTCTTCTCTGCCTACATCACTGCCCCAAACCGAGTCAGCGACCAGGTCTGAGGATTTGGGCTCCGAGTCGACTAGCATTGCCAGCAGTGCCATCATGTCCGACAATGTGAGTGGGTCGGAAAGTCAGTCGGCTTCAGTATCCTCGACCGAGAGCTTTTCTATCTCCGAAACCGGATCTGCAAGTTTGTCTGGGAGTGAGTCTGTATCCCTCTCCGACTCATTCTCTATCTCTGCGACATCTACAGACTCGGCGGCTATAGAAGCGGCTAGCTCTTCCTACTCTGGGTTTGAGCCATCAGCCACTGCTTCTGAGACTGCCTCAGCTTCCGCAAATGAGACAGGTTCCAAGACCAAGTCTCAAGGGAACTGGTGGGAGACTagcacctcttcttccgactgGGCTTCTGCCACCGAGGCTTCGTCCTCTTTGAGCACATCTGAGACTGCCTCAGAGAGCGCTtctttgacagcatcaaGTACCGCCTCTGTTTCTGACTCTTTAACATGGTCTGAGAACGCTACAATCTCTTCTGCTGCCACAGCTACGATCTCTGAATCATCTacctccacctccgccacctctacctcatcctcttcctcggcTACATCTACTCTTGCCTCTACTCTCATGTTGGGATACTATCCTGATTGGTCCGCCTATTACCTTTCTCCAGAGTCTGTCGACTGGGACCGTTTCGACATCCTTGACTTTGCTTTCGCCATCCCCAACTCTGATGGATCTCTCTACTTCACCGATGATAGCTCTACAGACTCCCTTCAGCGATTGGTCTCTAGTGGTCACGCTGCGGGTAAGCGAGTTAAGCTGTCGATCGGTGGTTGGACTGGGTCCGCCTACTTCTCTACCATTGTGGCCAATGATGCTCTCCGAGCTACCTTTGTGAGCAATATATATGACATCTACAATCAATACAACCTTGATGGTATCGATATCGACTGGGAGTATCCTGGTACTGCCGGTGCCGATGGTAACGCCGTGTCATCCGATGACTCTGCCAACTTCCTCATTTTCCTTCAAGATTTGAGGGCCGCTTTGCCAAGCGAggccatcatcaccactGCGACACAAGTCTGGCCATTTGCCGATAGCAATGGTAACCCGATGACCGATGTGAGCGAGTTTGCCAAGGTCCTTGACTGGATCTTGATCATGAATTACGATGTCTGGGGCT CTTCCAGCACCCCTGGTCCCAATGCTCCTCTTTCTGATGGTTGCGGTAACTCTACTCAGCCTCTTGCCAACGCTTATGCCGCCGTTGCCTCTTGGACCAGTGCTGGCATGCCCGCAAACCAGATCACCCTCGGTGTCCCTGC TTATGGTTACATTCAAGTCTCCtcggcttcttcccttATTCAACGACgttctctccctcttctccctcacaAGCGATCTAAACACGCCAAGAAAGCCAGCCATGTCACAGTTCAGAACGAATCTGGCGGTACGACTGATGGTCAAGTCATGTGGTATGGCCTCCTCAACCAAGGCGCTTTGACCTTGAGCGATGGACAGTACGTCGGTGCCGGTGGTTTCACCAGATATTGGGATAGCTGTTCTAGTACT CCTTGGCTCAAGTCTTCTGAATCCGGCCAAATCGTCACTTACGATGACACCGAATCTATGAACCTCAAGGCTCAGTTCGCTGCTCAGGCTGGATTGAGGGGATGTAATGTCTTCTCTGTCGATGGCGACTGGACGGGCTCGTCCTGGCCTTTGACAGATGCTGTTAGGAGTGGTTTGGGACTTCCCGCTGTGTAA
- a CDS encoding ubiquitin thioesterase OTUB1 yields MLVSKTPETHKAPSSPQTEIPAKKSRSEATATMTAVQPKPASPPAQPEESPARVIDENTDMSTLTDQEIMNLMENMENQENTSDKPLVSTPVPLSVIREEYVKGSQQIVKKLDYLQENGWDQVWRARGDGDCFYRSFILAYLLRILHSPEPDVEANLAYDAIQRALPAMEQCGFQKDIYEEFLDPLLALIRSFAESGETTANEYSIVQALQDPERSNYIVVSLRLITSSYIRTHTDLFSPFLFSPTTFLPLSTEEFCRQEVEPCGKEADNAQIMALAEAMNAGVRVAYLDRSEVGGKTINWVEFGKDTSENARPLTLLYRPGHYDVVTKDVPPKV; encoded by the exons ATGCTCGTCTCGAAGACGCCAGAAACACATAAAGCCCCATCCTCCCCACAAACAGAGATACCAGCGAAGAAATCCAGATCAGAAGCCACAGCGACCATGACCGCAGTACAGCCCAAACCAGCGTCCCCACCTGCTCAGCCCGAAGAATCCCCAGCGAGAGTCATCGACGAGAACACAGACATGTCCACTCTCACAGATCAGGAGATCATGAATCTCATGGAGAATATGGAAAACCAAGAAAATACGTCAGATAAG CCGCTCGTAAGCACCCCTGTGCCATTATCTGTTATCCGGGAGGAGTACGTGAAAGGCTCCCAGCAGATtgtgaagaagcttgaTTACCTACAAGAGAACGGATGGGACCAGGTATGGCGCGCTCGAGGAGACGGCGATTGCTTCTATAGAT CATTTATCCTGGCGTACCTCTTGAGAATATTACATTCCCCCGAACCAGATGTTGAAGCCAATCTGGCATACGATGCTATCCAACGTGCATTGCCTGCCATGGAGCAGTGTGGTTTCCAGAAGGATATT TACGAAGAGTTCCTGGATCCTCTTTTGGCTCTTATACGCTCTTTCGCAGAGTCAGGTGAGACCACTGCCAACGAATACTCTATcgttcaagctcttcaggATCCCGAGAGATCCAACTACATTGTTGTTTCCCTTCGGCTCATCACATCGTCGTACATCCGCACCCATACGGATCTTTTCTCGCCATTCTTATTCTCTCCCACCACATTCCTGCCCTTGTCGACAGAGGAATTTTGTAGGCAAGAGGTTGAGCCTTGCGGCAAGGAAGCCGACAATGCGCAGATCATGGCGTTAGCGGAAGCCATGAATGCGGGGGTGAGGGTCGCATACCTGGATAGGAGCGAAGTGGGAGGAAAAACTATCAACTGGGTCGAGTTCGGCAAGGACACAAGTGAAAATGCTCGTCCATTGACATTGTTGTATCG GCCCGGTCACTACGATGTGGTCACTAAGGACGTTCCGCCAAAGGTTTAG
- a CDS encoding transmembrane protein: MSSPPTPPTPSSPPSYNHSNTPPKAYPQPPVFRPRRSAAAIVPIHSADDSDGSLTPSASPLSQSSELDDAESVHSQDSYDQPCHPAHALPLHMRSNTLSRVPSNASSLAEEGEATPLLSSGEDGGYHGKWYKGPLFVAAFKLGILFAVFTAIVGITFYWGMPKLDDEDKGTVKLPKSFADLQALNALFQKYKHRYPLKLLACGVVSYLFVQTFSLPGSMYISILFGAAYGIMYGLLLSCVCESVGSLFCYSLSAVLAPPLLTLPFYRARVETWRTKIMGDPKKGKKVTWDSIFAILLVLRIAPFPPHWIANFVAPHLGIGMFLFWSSCFIGIAPVSVIHVTIGSSLDDMTSAADFHILSLRNILGLSAVIIAVLIPVGLKRIFKKDLGDLGEAEEALASTRGGDREINVPAVGQSHGRMYHAIDSGVVLATPSKGNGMDMRRKLVKSQGRVLEIIPDHESDAEDREHVELDDHSPSPLSRQLISFDNIEEPLVDDNAPGPSSRSSSQSTSHKDDYIVFDPANHFHKIQVKPYRPNTLKGYGTIEQPAPVMDDSERTTTAAGMGWWPWARDGVA; the protein is encoded by the exons ATGTCTTCCCCTCCGACACCACCTacaccttcatcaccgCCCTCCTATAATCACTCAAATACCCCACCAAAAGCCTATCCACAACCTCCTGTCTTTCGTCCGCGTAGGAGTGCCGCCGCTATCGTCCCTATCCATTCGGCCGATGACAGTGACGGCTCGTTAACACCTTCCGCGTCGCCATTATCACAGTCATCCGAGCTCGACGACGCAGAAAGTGTGCATTCCCAAGACAGCTACGACCAGCCCTGTCATCCAGCGCACGCTCTCCCGCTGCATATGAGGTCAAATACTCTCTCCAGAGTTCCTTCCAATGCGTCGTCCTtggcggaagaaggtgaggcCACACCGTTACTCTCGTCtggtgaagatggcggaTATCACGGCAAATGGTACAAGGGACCTTTATTTGTTGCAGCTTTCAAATTAGGAATATTGTTTGCGGTCTTCACAGCGATTGTCGGTATTACCTTTTATTGGGGCATGCCCAAGttggatgacgaggataaGGGAACAGTCAAGTTGCCGAAGTCTTTTGCCGACCTCCAAGCACTGAA CGCTCTGTTCCAAAAATATAAACACCGATACCCGTTAAAGCTGCTGGCGTGTGGTGTTGTCTCTTACCTTTT TGTTCAAACGTTCTCTCTCCCCGGATCTATGtacatctccatccttttcgGAGCTGCTTACGGAATCATGTATGGCCTGCTTCTGTCGTGTGTC TGCGAATCTGTCGGTTCATTATTCTGCTACAGCCTTTCAGCCGTCCTCGCCCCCCCTCTACTCACACTTCCCTTTTACCGAGCCCGAGTTGAGACATGGCGTACCAAGATCATGGGTGACCCtaaaaaaggaaagaaagttACCTGGGACAGCATTTTTGCCATCCTCCTTGTACTCCGTATCgccccttttcctccccaCTGGATCGCCAACTTTGTGGCTCCTCACTTGGGTATCGGCATGTTCTTGTTCTGGTCAAGCTGCTTCATTGGTATCGCTCCTGTGTCAGTCATCCATGTCACTATCGGCTCTAGTCTCGACGACATGACTTCCGCTGCAGACTTCCACATTCTTTCTTTACGAAACATCCTCGGTCTTTCCGCGGTCATCATCGCTGTCCTCATCCCCGTCGGTCTCAAGCGCATCTTCAAGAAAGATCTTGGAGATCTTGGAGAAGCCGAAGAAGCACTTGCTTCTACCAGGGGCGGCGATCGCGAGATCAATGTACCAGCTGTCGGCCAAAGCCATGGAAGGATGTACCATGCCATCGACAGTGGTGTTGTCCTCGCAACACCGAGCAAAGGAAATGGTATGGATATGCGCCGAAAGTTGGTCAAAAGCCAAGGAAGGGTTTTGGAAATTATCCCTGATCACGAGAGTGATGCGGAGGACCGTGAGCATGTCGAACTTGACGACCACAGCCCATCGCCTCTCTCCCGTCAATTAATCAGCTTTGACAACATTGAAGAACCTTTGGTGGATGATAACGCCCCAGGTCCTTCCAGTCGCTCATCTTCGCAATCCACATCGCACAAGGACGATTACATTGTGTTTGACCCTGCGAACCATTTCCATAAGATCCAAGTGAAGCCCTATAGACCGAACACGCTAAAGGGCTACGGCACAATTGAACAGCCTGCGCCTGTGATGGATGATAGTGAGAGGACGACGACTGCTGCTGGAATGGGTTGGTGGCCATGGGCTAGGGACGGGGTCGCGTGA
- a CDS encoding arf/Sar family protein, with the protein MGVTFSSLWSRLFARKETKVLLIGLDNAGKSTILYRITTGAVVASAPTVGSNHEVYDYKGVRFGLIDIGGQTSLRSSWSQYFNGTEAVILVIDSCDGPRLGLVKQELMKIVADESLSTALLLVLANKQDLPVSQGRLTPAQVSEALNLTDLRQREWQIMGCSALTGAGLMEGMDWLVTKLDAR; encoded by the exons ATGGGTG TCacattctcatctctctGGTCGCGTCTTTTTGCGCGCAAAGAAACCAAAGTTCTCCTCATCGGTCTCGATAATGCTGGTAAATCGACAATCCTTTACCGCATAACAACAGGCGCAGTAGTCGCATCCGCACCTACAGTAGGAAGCAACCACGAAGTATACGATTACAAGGGTGTCCGATTCGGGTTGATTGATATCGGCGGACAAACGAGCTTGAGGAGTTCATGGAGTCAATACTTTAATGGGACCGAAGCAGTGATTTTAGTGATTGATTCGTGTGATGGACCGAGGTTGGGGCTAGTAAAGCAAGAGTTGATGAAGATTGTTGCAGATGAG TCATTATCAACAGCACTTTTGCTCGTGCTGGCAAACAAGCAGGATCTGCCGGTGTCTCAAGGTCGTCTTACACCTGCCCAGGTATCCGAGGCTCTCAATCTTACAGATTTGAGGCAAAGGGAATGGCAGATTATGGGATGTAGTGCCCTGACAGGAGCTGGGCTGATGGAGGGGATGGACTGGCTCGTCACAAAGTTAGACGCGCGTTAA
- a CDS encoding H/ACA ribonucleoprotein complex subunit 1 codes for MSGRGFSRGGGGGFRGGARGGRGGGRGGFQQRDMGPPDTVLEIGSFQHDVESEMLCSLTAPTKIPYFNAPIYLQNKTQIGKVDEILGPINEVYFTVKMEQGMLASSFKKEDKVYISGEKLLPIERFLPKPKVAGGKVEKRGAQGGRGGPRGRGGAGGRGGRGGFSARGGPGGRGGARGGAGGRGGFSSRGGGAPRGRGGFRGRGQ; via the exons ATGAGCGGACGAGGTTTCTCTAGaggcggcggtggtggatTCAGAGGCGGAGCGCGAG gaggacgaggtggTGGCCGAGGCGGTTTCCAGCAGAGGGATATGGGTCCTCCCGACACTGTTCTCG AAATCGGCTCTTTCCAACACGACGTTGAATCCGAGATGCTTTGTTCCCTCACAGCACCTACAAAAATCCCCTACTTCAACGCCCCCATCTATCTCCAAAACAAGACCCAGATCGGCAAGGTTGACGAGATTCTCGGTCCTATCAACGAAGTGTACTTTACCGTCAAGATGGAACAAGGAATGTTGGCGAGCAgtttcaagaaggaggacaaggTGTACATCTCCGGGGAGAAGTTGTTGCCGATTGAAAGATTCTTGCCAAAGCCCAAGGTTGCCGGCGGTAAGG TCGAGA AACGAGGTGCCCAAGGAGGTCGTGGTGGTCCCCGAGGTCGAGGTGGTGCCGGCGGTCGTGGCGGACGAGGTGGATTCAGCGCACGAGGCGGGCCTGGCGGACGAGGTGGTGCTAGGGGTGGTGCCGGTGGACGAGGCGGTTTCAGCTCTCGAGGTGGGGGTGCGCCCAGGGGTAGGGGTGGTTTCAGAGGAAGGGGACAATAA
- a CDS encoding translation initiation factor eIF-2B subunit gamma, translating to MFDPRAGAPKRWASQSQDFQAVILVGYGENLYPFNQGTNVISKALLPVGNVPIINYVIDWVLAAGLLDILIIVPNTFHDQIADHIAEAYNKSTHSRVQINLRKNSEGERDEDEGDSEEKDGTARILMKFRNFIKSDFVLLPCDISPPSYLPLKTILDKHRSSPKAVMTSVFYEPIESVKDAEEKILVGLDKTSDELLLITPLEGMEEDLELRMSLLNRHPTLSLTTRILDAHVYVFRRTFLDLLATRRAKDLSSMKEQVVPWLVKGGWQRGLGERWEPILDPPSRDPLAEALARSTTAPPSRSLLHPSSSPSSDHTPLPQTSPASPSGDVDTMYSSGVLPAAPSRTRKGFKPEWKCQVLVITPPPAPPTPAPVQGKGGKQDKSRAPVYEPEHLIRANSLAGYWELNRRFIKSLSSTIPAAKGAQPVRNIIPEDAGTAPAISPAAQISPDSVLGEGTRVGEKASIKKCIIGRHCVIGKGAKLNNCVIWDFVTVEENARIENSIICSNGRIGEKAQVKDCEFGTGFEAKPGAILKGERLIAGQEA from the exons ATGTTTGACCCCCGTGCAGGAGCTCCAAAACGATGGGCAAGCCAGTCCCAGGACTTTCAGGCTGTCATTCTTGTTGGTTACGGCGAAAA CTTGTACCCATTCAACCAGGGTACCAACGTAATTTCCAAGGCTCTTTTACCCGTCGGTAACGTTCCTATTATCAACTATGTGATAGATTGGGTACTTGCCGCCGGTCTCTTGG ATATCCTCATCATAGTCCCTAACACCTTCCATGATCAAATCGCCGACCACATTGCAGAGGCGTATAACAAATCTACTCATTCTCGTGTGCAGATAAATCTTAGGAAGAATTCTGAGGGCgaaagggatgaagatgaaggtgacagtgaagaaaaggacggGACGGCTAGGATTCTGATGAAATTCAGGAATTTTATCAAG AGTGATTTTGTGCTCCTTCCCTGTGACATTTCACCCCCATCATATCTACCTCTCAAGACAATTTTGGACAAGCACCGCTCTTCACCAAAGGCTGTAATGACGTCTGTCTTTTACGAACCCATAGAGTCCGTTAAGGATGCGGAGGAAAAGATATTGGTTGGACTCGACAAGACGTCGGACGAACTACTTCTCATCACCCCCTTAGAAGGTATGGAGGAAGACCTCGAACTCCGCATGTCTCTTCTTAACCGCCATCCCACTCTTTCACTAACTACCAGAATTCTCGACGCTCACGTCTACGTTTTCCGCCGGACGTTCTTGGACTTGTTGGCGACAAGGAGAGCAAAGGATTTGAGTAGCATGAAGGAGCAGGTTGTGCCTTGGTTGGTCAAGGGTGGGTGGCAGCGAGGTTTGGGTGAGAGATGGGAACCTATCCTGGACCCGCCTAGCCGAGACCCTCTCGCCGAAGCACTTGCTCGTTCAACTACTGCACCTCCCTCCcgttctcttctccacccatcatcctctccttcatctgaCCATACCCCTTTACCCCAAACATCGCCCGCCTCCCCCTCTGGCGATGTCGATACGATGTATAGCTCTGGTGTTCTCCCCGCCGCTCCTTCCCGTACCCGCAAAGGCTTCAAGCCCGAGTGGAAGTGTCAAGTCTTGGTTATCACCCCTCCACCCGCTCCACCTACGCCTGCACCCGTACAAGGGAAAGGTGGGAAGCAAGATAAATCACGCGCACCCGTGTACGAACCCGAGCATCTCATCCGTGCCAACTCGCTTGCCGGTTACTGGGAACTTAACCGTAGATTTATCAAGTCTCTTTCCTCTACCATCCCAGCTGCTAAGGGCGCTCAGCCTGTGCGAAATATCATACCCGAAGATGCGGGGACAGCGCCCGCAATCAGTCCCGCCGCACAGATTTCGCCGGATAGTGTGCTTGGGGAGGGCACACGGGTCGGAGAAAAGGCAAGTATCAAGAAATGTATCATTGGAAGGCATTGTGTGATTGGCAAGGGGGCCAAGTTGAATAACTGTGTGATCTGGGATTTCGTCACTGTTGAGGAAAA TGCGAGGATTGAAAACTCCATCATCTGTTCCAACGGTCGTATCGGTGAGAAGGCACAAGTCAAGGACTGCGAGTTTGGAACCGGCTTCGAGGCCAAGCCTGGCGCTATCCTCAAAGGAGAGAGACTCATTGCCGGGCAAGAAGCATAG